The following proteins are encoded in a genomic region of Eulemur rufifrons isolate Redbay chromosome 18, OSU_ERuf_1, whole genome shotgun sequence:
- the LOC138399155 gene encoding stannin-like, whose protein sequence is MSIMDHSPTTSVIMVILILIAVVALGTLILSCWCYLQLQRISQSEEEESILGDGQTKEPFLLVQSSARGPCVEKRKAKLMTPQGPEVHG, encoded by the exons ATGTCTATTATGGACCACAGCCCCACCACCAGCGTGATCATGGTCATCCTCATCCTCATTGCTGTCGTTGCCCTGGGGACCTTGATCCTGAGCTGCTGGTGCTACCTGCAGCTGCAGCGCATCAGCCAgtcggaggaggaggagagcatCCTCGGGGATGGCCAGACCAAGGAGCCCTTCCTGCTGGTGCAGTCCTCGGCAAGGGGACCATGCGTGGAGA aGAGGAAGGCCAAGCTGATGACGCCCCAGGGCCCGGAAGTCCACGGCTGA